The Synechococcus sp. MVIR-18-1 region GGCCTTCTGAAGTTCCCGGCCTAGATACAACGCATGATCTAAACAGCTAATGGGATGGTTCTCCTCCCCTTCGCTTAAAGCAATCCCCACCTCTTTTGCAGTACGCCCTCGCCACACGGCCGACGGTGTTCTCGGTCCACCCTGGCGGCAAGCGATCACTTCACCGGAATCGGGGTCTCGAGCAAGGCCTCGCTCATCAATCGTGTTTCCGTAGTGCTCAACAACTAAGTCATCGGCAGCAACATCCACGCGAATCAAGAAATAGCCCAACGGATCCAAAGCGATAAACCGCTGAGACAGCTCATCATCCAGCTGGGCACGCGCGTCTCGGGCAATGGCGGTATTGATCTGGTTCAATCTGGCGGCGATTCTCTTCTTAACTTACAGAGCAAGTGAAGGTGTCTCTTTTCGAAAAGGGAGCTCAGCATTGATTGCCTCAATCTCCTCGAGCATCATTGGATTGACCGTGCCAAGCCAGCCACGAATCAGTCCATTCATCTGGGGCTCATACCAGCGATGGAGGCTCGTATGAGGTCGAGCAACAAACCCACGCCGTCGTTTATGGCTCCCTCCTGCCCCTGGATCAAAACTCTTCAGCCCTTGCTTCAGCGCCCACTCGATCGGGGCGTAGTAGCAAACCTCAAAATGCAAACAATCAATGTCTTCATTGCTACCCCAGTAACGGCCCCAGAGCGACGCATCATCGTGAACGCAAAGTGACATGGCAACGGGCTCATGGGGGTTGCCACGATGAGCACTAAAGAGAACAATCTGCTCACGCAACGCGTTCGTAGCCAAAGCATCGAAAAATGATGCGTCGAGGTACTTACTACCCCACATTCCCCAACGCGCACAGTGCTGTTCATAGAACCTATGCATGCATTGCATCAACGAAGGGTCGAGATCATCACCAGAAAGTGGCGTGATCTCTAGACCTGCTTCACGGACTGCCTTCCGCTCTCGCTTGATATTGCGGCGCTGATTAGCATTAAATCCTGCTAGATAGTCACTGAAATCAGCCTGACCATCAGATGTCCAAAGACTCTGCTGATTCAACCAAGAGGCGCAACCTGCCGCTTCTGCCAAAGGGCGCCAAAGCGGATCGACATAGAGAAAGTTGCAGCTGAGGATGCCATTTTTATGAGCGAAGGTATCAATTAACTCCAGCATGAGTTGAGTTAATGCCGCAAGATCTTCATCTGCCGCCACATGAAAGCGATAGCCCTGTACCGGGCTTACGGGGCTCATCCCAATCAATTTTGGGTAATAACGAAGACCAAGATCGCCAGCAAGCCGTGCGAACGCTTGGTCAAATACAAATTCCCCGTAGCTATGGCCCTTGAGATACAGAGGCGCAAGCGCACAAAGCTGGTCCTCTCCACGCCACAGGGAAAGGTGCAGTGGCTGCCATCCCTGATCGGGCGCCACGCTCCCAGAATCCTCAAGAGCAGCGAGCCAATTCCAGCGATAGAAGGGACTGACTTCAGGACCAAGCAGTTGCTCCCACTGCTGTTCGGGTATCTCCCGAATCGAGCGATGCCAACGAGCCTTCAGGGATGCCATAACCGGCGAAGACAGCGGCGAAGGTCAAGACCCTAACCAGTGAGCGCCAACAGAGTCACACTGAACGAAGGTCAGTTCTTTCCAAGCTGCTGTGAACCGTTCAACACCACGAAAAAAGCTGGTGGTTTTCACGTTCTTGGCCTTTAGCTTGATGCTCAGCGGAGGTGCAGTCCAAGCAGGGCTACTGCAGCCATTGCTGCAAATGATGCGCCCAAAACTAGAGCGTGAGCTTGCTGATCAATGTGAGGCACTCGCGAAACAAGCTCTCCAGAGCGCAGAACTCGACCTGGAACCACTTAGCAGCATGGGGAAGCAGCCTTGTCAGGCGTTGGCCAAACCTGTCAGTGAATGCCTGATTCGTGAAACCAGTCGTAGTGGCAGAGAGCTTGGTGTGATGAGCGAGCTGTTATCAGGCCGAATTGGAGATGACGTCGAAGTTGTGATCAAACGCTGTCTGGCGTCGCTGCTGGGACTCCAGGCAACTGACCTACAAGATGTCCCCCTCAGCGAGCTCTTTCAGCGACTGCGTCCATAACGCACCACAAGCTCA contains the following coding sequences:
- a CDS encoding GNAT family N-acetyltransferase, producing MASLKARWHRSIREIPEQQWEQLLGPEVSPFYRWNWLAALEDSGSVAPDQGWQPLHLSLWRGEDQLCALAPLYLKGHSYGEFVFDQAFARLAGDLGLRYYPKLIGMSPVSPVQGYRFHVAADEDLAALTQLMLELIDTFAHKNGILSCNFLYVDPLWRPLAEAAGCASWLNQQSLWTSDGQADFSDYLAGFNANQRRNIKRERKAVREAGLEITPLSGDDLDPSLMQCMHRFYEQHCARWGMWGSKYLDASFFDALATNALREQIVLFSAHRGNPHEPVAMSLCVHDDASLWGRYWGSNEDIDCLHFEVCYYAPIEWALKQGLKSFDPGAGGSHKRRRGFVARPHTSLHRWYEPQMNGLIRGWLGTVNPMMLEEIEAINAELPFRKETPSLAL
- a CDS encoding DUF4346 domain-containing protein gives rise to the protein MNQINTAIARDARAQLDDELSQRFIALDPLGYFLIRVDVAADDLVVEHYGNTIDERGLARDPDSGEVIACRQGGPRTPSAVWRGRTAKEVGIALSEGEENHPISCLDHALYLGRELQKAEQCLRDGSTYVQD